From the Oncorhynchus nerka isolate Pitt River linkage group LG20, Oner_Uvic_2.0, whole genome shotgun sequence genome, one window contains:
- the LOC135562746 gene encoding mucin-2-like, protein MSIQSFPNMLNGGHDTTTTTVTTTSTTMTTVTTTSTTTTTTTVTTTSTTTTVTTASTTTTVTTASTTTVTTASTTTVTTTTVTTASTTTVTTASTTTVTTASTTTVTTASTTTVTTASTTTASTTTASTTTASTTTTTTASTTTTTASTTTTTASTTTTTASTTTTTTASTTTTTASTTTTTASTTTTTASTTTTTASTTTTTASTTTSTTTTTASTTTTTASTTTTTASTTTTTTTVTFTSTTTTTTTTATASTTTSTASTTTATNTTTITTATNTTTSTITTTSTTTTATTTTTTTTTTTTASTTTTTSTTATNTTTSTITTTSTTTTTTATTTTTTTASTTTTTTASTTTTTTASTTTTTTASTTTTTTASTTTTTTASTTTTTTTTTTT, encoded by the exons atgtcgatccagagcttcccaaacatgctcaatgggggaCATGA cactactactactactgtcactactacctctactactatgactactgtcactactacctctactacaaccactactactactgtcactactacctctactactactactgtcactactgcctctactactactactgtcactactgcctctactactactgtcactactgcctctactactactgtcactactactactgtcactactgcctctactactactgtcactactgcctctactactactgtcactactgcctctactactactgtcactactgcctctactactactgtcactactgccTCTACCACTACCGCCTCTACCACTACCGCCTCTACCACTACtgcctctaccactactaccactactgcctctactaccaccactactgcctctactaccaccactactgcctctactaccaccactactgcctctactaccaccaccactactgcctctactactaccaccactgcctctactactaccaccactgcctctactactaccaccactgcctctactactaccactactgcctctactactaccactactgcctctactactacctctactactaccactactgcctctactactaccactactgcctctactactaccactactgcctctactactaccactactactactgtcacttttacctctactactaccactactaccactactgctactgcctctactactaccagtactgcctctaccactactgccactaatactactaccattactactgccactaatactactacctctactattactaccacctctactactactactgccactactactactactaccactactactaccactactgcctctactactactactacctctactactgccactaatactactacctctactattactaccacctctactactactactactactgccactactactactaccactactgcctctactactactaccactactgcctctactactactaccactactgcctctactactactaccactactgcctctactactactaccactactgcctctactaccactaccactactgcctctactaccactaccacta ctactactactactact